The DNA sequence TTCTTGATTTAGGCAAAGACTCATACGCCATTGAAGCCTTGGCCGTCCAAGAAATTCTTCGCAAACCTGCGGTCGTGACTGTACCCGAGGCGCCGCCCTATGTGCTTGGCATTATAGATTTCCGGGGGCGGAGCATACCCCTTATTCACCTCGGGCGCTTGCTGTCACTGCCTACTGCCGGCGAGGGCTTGCGCGCCATTGTCCTAGAAGAAGAGGGGCACACCGCCGCCTTCTTAGTTGATGACGTCAGCGATGTCATCAATATCCCGGATCACGCTTTTGACCAAGTGCCGGCAGCCATTGAAGGCATGAGCTCGGTACCAAAAGCCGTAGCCAGACTTAAAGACCGCATGGTTATCGTTATCGACCCCGTGAAGTTGCTGCTCAATCTGCGCCGTTAACGAATAGTAGCAAGCACTTTCTACAACGGCGCCCGCTTCTCTTTACAAGCTACTTTTTAGACCGTCTTTCTCGCAGATAAGCCCCCTGATCTCAGCCAAGACTTGCTCCCGCCGTGCGTCAACTTGCGAAAAATCCATGTGCGGCACATAGTAAGTCTCTAGTTCATCATGCAGCGCCTTTGCCCGAGCCAAGAATGCGATGGCTTGAGCTAGGGCGCGTTTGCTTTCCGCGTCGACGTAAGCCATATCGGCACGCAGGGCTGCTAGACGAGTGGACTCCACTACTGCTCCTAGAACTTCATGACCACCTGATGGAGCTTGGTAAGAATGAGCTTCTCTGCTG is a window from the Bacillota bacterium genome containing:
- a CDS encoding purine-binding chemotaxis protein CheW, coding for MQVVILDLGKDSYAIEALAVQEILRKPAVVTVPEAPPYVLGIIDFRGRSIPLIHLGRLLSLPTAGEGLRAIVLEEEGHTAAFLVDDVSDVINIPDHAFDQVPAAIEGMSSVPKAVARLKDRMVIVIDPVKLLLNLRR